One Fibrobacter sp. UWEL DNA window includes the following coding sequences:
- a CDS encoding FISUMP domain-containing protein, with product MMAPIFPDWRLRRSGIITFKAESVYVRNGELKMEISAPSIKKGQYFLNISDDSPACFYYQYGFENSQQKDLCGKYTFDNKFTCRKNLHAKKIKSINITKELTSPINEFQISKNDKKKVLQQMPDIIDSRDNQAYKAVKIGKHTWMAQNLNYPTANSLCYDNSEANCKKYGRLYDHEEALTVCPAGTHLPSMDEFNDLYETVHGKDTKKGIIDDKSWKYTKGSNEYGFSAKPAGSGSKTKRTGLDALLKKDKYDFDFRDLGESTFFWSKDKARNGHDVQCMYLGSSPYREYDHISLDRCDTDRNRSVRCVKD from the coding sequence ATGATGGCTCCCATTTTTCCGGACTGGCGGCTCCGCCGCTCCGGAATAATCACCTTCAAAGCAGAATCAGTCTATGTACGTAACGGAGAACTGAAGATGGAGATTTCGGCACCATCCATAAAAAAGGGTCAGTATTTTCTAAATATTTCCGATGACTCCCCCGCGTGTTTCTACTACCAATATGGTTTTGAGAATTCCCAACAAAAAGATCTCTGCGGCAAGTACACCTTTGACAACAAATTCACATGCAGAAAGAATCTTCATGCAAAGAAAATCAAGTCCATAAATATCACCAAGGAGCTAACCAGCCCTATAAATGAATTTCAGATTTCAAAAAACGACAAGAAAAAAGTTTTACAGCAAATGCCAGACATTATCGACAGTCGCGACAATCAAGCCTACAAAGCCGTAAAAATCGGCAAGCACACTTGGATGGCCCAAAATTTAAATTACCCCACAGCAAACAGCCTATGTTACGACAATAGCGAAGCAAATTGCAAGAAATACGGCAGGCTTTACGACCATGAAGAAGCCTTAACAGTATGCCCAGCAGGGACACACTTACCCTCTATGGACGAATTCAACGACCTTTACGAAACCGTTCATGGGAAAGATACCAAAAAAGGAATCATTGACGACAAGTCATGGAAATATACAAAGGGAAGCAACGAATACGGATTTAGCGCAAAACCCGCAGGAAGTGGCTCAAAAACGAAAAGGACCGGACTTGATGCTTTATTGAAAAAAGACAAATATGATTTCGACTTCCGAGATCTCGGGGAATCGACATTCTTCTGGAGCAAAGACAAAGCCCGCAACGGCCATGATGTTCAATGCATGTACTTGGGAAGTTCGCCTTATCGGGAATACGACCACATTTCATTAGATCGTTGCGACACAGACCGCAATCGTTCGGTACGCTGCGTAAAAGATTAG
- a CDS encoding type II toxin-antitoxin system RelB/DinJ family antitoxin — MANAVLQIRTDADVKAKCDELFKDLGITISDAVNMFLRQCLIHEGLPMEIKRQRPNTATPQALAEAKQLEQDPNKKVYSNFQELLSEVQSDA, encoded by the coding sequence TTGGCAAATGCAGTTCTACAGATCCGTACTGACGCCGATGTCAAGGCGAAGTGCGACGAACTGTTCAAGGACTTGGGCATTACCATTTCCGATGCGGTAAACATGTTCCTGCGCCAGTGCCTGATCCACGAAGGTTTGCCCATGGAAATCAAGCGCCAGCGCCCCAACACAGCAACACCGCAAGCACTCGCCGAAGCAAAGCAGTTGGAGCAAGACCCAAACAAAAAAGTCTACTCCAATTTCCAGGAACTGCTCAGCGAGGTGCAATCAGATGCGTAA
- a CDS encoding hybrid sensor histidine kinase/response regulator, with protein MKQDFSAKNARTRMFLVYVVTLILTFLALVFILTITFQSFSNMAKEDLLKIGNKSVAETAERLNNYVVNARRTLETTTQNVEYLMDRKSSVKELESLIRYQSEKYKANIDTSFTGLYGYINETYIDGVGWVPDSDYEPTKRPWFQDAFRARGEVAVGAPYLDSQTGRLVLSLSQRLSDKHSVIAIDMFMDELETYVSSKTTDGLDFVLVVDPDGSVVAHSDSTQLMKNYLSPEYSGTDNENLVRQLLLAHEQVFEFVSSTGEKRIVFSSISNENWYVAMVVDEEKFYEAVHATMKRNIFISLIIFVILFVFSTSSYRNRVRALNSSRAKSTFLANMSHEIRTPINGIIGMNTILMRECGDPNIREYSQNIQSASHALLALVNDILDISKIESGKMQLVNARYELFSVLNDCYSIASPRAKAKSLDFEIKVDPNIPSVLFGDEVRLRQIMNNLLSNAIKYTEKGKITFEVGYKELSVSKKSPSASVEICVKVTDTGIGIKEEDFKKLFNTFQRLDENRNRNIEGSGLGLNLVKTLVDMMGGELKVDSVYGEGSTFEFTVLQTVLLHEPIGKFEDRYKSYVALGEEVDLKFLAPDAKILVVDDVDMNLKVARGLLKVTKAQVDSAMSGRVALDLARDRTYDLILLDHMMPEMDGVETFHKLREMPQYADGKIPVIMLTANAVMGAKEMYLKEGFSDYVTKPIREGQLLSVLKKYLPADLVLPYSEEKVAALDAPKPLLAENPNVPLMEKLKFLDAAVGMGYCMNDEAFYREMLEEYSGCNHLDEIEKLFEAKDYANYRVAVHALKSTSLTIGAKILSEMAKALEFACKDNDFDFVEKNHRQCMDLYKETVDHIKIAIS; from the coding sequence ATGAAGCAGGATTTTAGTGCTAAGAATGCAAGAACGAGAATGTTCTTGGTTTATGTAGTCACCTTGATTCTAACATTTCTGGCGTTGGTCTTTATCTTGACCATTACTTTCCAGTCTTTTAGCAATATGGCGAAGGAAGACTTGCTTAAGATTGGAAATAAATCTGTTGCGGAAACGGCAGAGCGATTGAATAATTATGTGGTAAATGCAAGGCGCACTCTGGAGACTACCACCCAGAACGTAGAATACCTCATGGATCGCAAGTCTTCGGTCAAGGAACTGGAATCCTTGATCAGGTATCAATCGGAAAAGTACAAGGCGAATATCGATACGTCCTTTACCGGCCTGTATGGCTATATCAATGAAACCTACATTGATGGCGTGGGCTGGGTTCCTGATTCGGACTACGAACCTACGAAACGTCCTTGGTTCCAGGACGCATTTAGGGCTCGAGGCGAAGTTGCCGTGGGTGCTCCTTATCTGGATTCTCAGACGGGACGCTTGGTTCTTTCCTTGAGCCAGCGACTTTCGGATAAGCATAGCGTCATTGCCATTGACATGTTCATGGATGAGTTGGAGACCTACGTGTCTTCAAAAACTACGGATGGTCTTGACTTTGTTCTGGTTGTGGATCCGGACGGCTCCGTTGTGGCTCACTCGGATTCAACGCAGCTGATGAAGAACTATCTGTCTCCTGAATACAGCGGAACGGATAATGAAAATTTGGTTCGCCAATTGTTGCTTGCCCATGAACAGGTTTTTGAGTTTGTCTCATCTACAGGCGAAAAGAGAATTGTATTCAGCTCTATTTCCAACGAAAATTGGTATGTGGCCATGGTGGTGGACGAGGAAAAATTCTACGAAGCTGTCCATGCTACCATGAAACGGAATATCTTTATTTCGTTAATCATCTTCGTTATTCTATTTGTATTCAGTACCTCCAGCTATCGTAATCGCGTGAGGGCTCTGAATTCCAGCCGCGCCAAGAGCACTTTCCTTGCCAACATGAGCCACGAAATCAGAACTCCGATCAATGGCATTATCGGCATGAACACTATTTTGATGCGTGAATGCGGTGATCCCAATATTCGTGAGTATTCCCAAAATATTCAAAGTGCAAGCCATGCCTTGCTGGCCTTGGTAAACGACATCCTGGATATTTCCAAGATTGAATCTGGAAAGATGCAGTTGGTGAATGCGCGCTATGAATTGTTCTCGGTGCTGAATGATTGCTACAGCATTGCAAGCCCCAGAGCGAAAGCCAAGAGCTTGGATTTTGAAATAAAGGTGGATCCGAACATTCCTTCTGTACTGTTTGGGGATGAAGTTCGTTTGCGCCAGATCATGAATAATCTGCTCTCTAATGCCATTAAGTATACGGAAAAGGGAAAGATAACCTTTGAGGTCGGCTACAAGGAACTTTCAGTATCCAAAAAATCTCCGTCGGCCTCTGTTGAAATTTGTGTGAAGGTTACTGATACGGGCATTGGCATCAAGGAAGAAGATTTCAAGAAACTGTTTAACACCTTCCAGCGTCTAGACGAAAACCGCAATAGAAACATTGAGGGCTCTGGCCTTGGCCTCAATCTGGTGAAAACCCTTGTGGATATGATGGGCGGCGAACTTAAGGTCGATAGCGTTTATGGCGAAGGCTCTACGTTTGAATTTACGGTTCTACAGACGGTGTTGTTGCATGAGCCGATTGGAAAGTTTGAAGATCGCTATAAGTCCTATGTGGCTCTTGGCGAAGAAGTTGACCTGAAGTTCCTCGCTCCCGATGCAAAAATTCTTGTGGTAGACGATGTGGATATGAACTTGAAGGTGGCCAGAGGGTTGCTGAAGGTGACGAAGGCGCAGGTTGATTCTGCCATGTCTGGCCGTGTTGCGCTAGATTTAGCTCGGGATAGAACTTATGATTTAATCCTGCTGGACCACATGATGCCCGAAATGGATGGTGTGGAAACGTTCCATAAGTTGCGGGAAATGCCTCAGTATGCTGATGGGAAGATTCCTGTCATCATGCTTACCGCCAACGCCGTGATGGGCGCGAAGGAAATGTACCTGAAGGAAGGCTTTAGCGATTACGTGACGAAGCCTATTCGCGAAGGCCAGCTGTTGAGCGTGCTGAAGAAGTATTTGCCCGCTGATCTCGTTCTTCCGTATAGCGAAGAAAAGGTTGCCGCTCTGGATGCCCCGAAGCCACTTCTTGCCGAAAATCCCAACGTACCCTTGATGGAAAAGTTGAAGTTCCTGGATGCGGCTGTGGGCATGGGCTATTGCATGAATGACGAAGCCTTCTATCGCGAAATGCTTGAGGAATATTCCGGCTGTAATCACCTGGATGAAATAGAAAAACTCTTTGAGGCAAAGGATTACGCAAACTATCGCGTTGCGGTACATGCCCTCAAGAGTACTTCATTGACCATTGGCGCTAAAATTCTGTCGGAAATGGCCAAGGCCCTTGAATTTGCCTGCAAGGATAATGACTTTGACTTTGTGGAAAAGAATCATCGTCAGTGCATGGACTTGTACAAGGAAACCGTGGACCATATTAAGATTGCGATTTCTTAG
- a CDS encoding right-handed parallel beta-helix repeat-containing protein produces MDNLAIKLTIFASAICVSAFAANKNLTPKDDFVTAMTNATAGDTLFFEAGTYKVPYTQGAKNTIVLKKSGTADKPIVFYAQGHAKAIIDFQFPELTYVQDSYGLSMTGSYYELHGIGITRAGYQGAYVTGSYNSFINCAFFENRNSGLEINKGGNHTLVENVDSYRNYDPKKKGGMADGFASKQTQGAGNVFRGCRAWENSDDGFDFFDSPDSVMVYDSWTFRNGINVFGYPDSLWDVNGNGFKMGGNSKQANHRCTRCIAFDNLAKGFDQNNNSGGITVEQSIGYRNGINYGMGGKLNAGQQHHLRNNVSYKGKSADSFTSGSEQTTNAWDLSISVANSDFLSLDTSLARGRDAQGNLSTGNLFKLASSSKLIDKGTNIGYEYSGKAPDLGPYEYAATAQSSSSSAKSSSSSSVASSSSQVTEISSSSEVVESSSSCEATLRINRPETARINLRGKQHFNALGKKVKGAERYRITFTN; encoded by the coding sequence ATGGATAATTTGGCTATCAAACTGACTATTTTCGCATCTGCAATTTGCGTTTCCGCATTTGCAGCAAACAAGAATCTCACTCCGAAAGACGATTTCGTCACCGCCATGACAAACGCAACGGCAGGCGACACACTGTTCTTTGAAGCAGGAACTTACAAGGTTCCCTACACCCAAGGCGCCAAGAATACAATCGTCCTGAAAAAGTCAGGCACCGCCGACAAGCCCATCGTGTTTTACGCCCAAGGCCACGCCAAGGCCATCATCGACTTTCAGTTCCCCGAACTGACTTACGTTCAGGACTCTTACGGATTGAGCATGACCGGCAGCTACTACGAACTCCACGGAATCGGAATCACTCGCGCTGGTTACCAGGGGGCCTATGTCACCGGATCCTATAATTCCTTCATCAACTGCGCTTTTTTTGAAAACCGCAACTCCGGTCTCGAAATCAACAAGGGTGGCAACCACACTCTGGTCGAGAACGTTGACTCTTACCGCAATTACGACCCCAAGAAAAAGGGCGGCATGGCAGACGGATTCGCCAGCAAGCAGACTCAAGGCGCCGGAAACGTTTTCCGCGGATGTCGCGCCTGGGAAAATTCTGACGACGGTTTTGACTTTTTCGACTCTCCGGATAGCGTCATGGTTTACGATTCCTGGACCTTCCGCAATGGAATTAATGTATTCGGATATCCCGATTCCCTTTGGGACGTAAACGGCAACGGCTTCAAGATGGGCGGAAACAGCAAGCAGGCAAACCATCGTTGCACCCGCTGCATTGCCTTCGACAATCTTGCGAAAGGCTTTGACCAGAATAATAATTCCGGCGGCATCACCGTGGAACAGAGCATCGGATACCGCAACGGAATCAACTACGGCATGGGCGGCAAGCTAAACGCAGGCCAGCAGCACCATTTACGTAACAACGTTTCCTACAAGGGAAAATCGGCAGACTCCTTTACCAGCGGGAGCGAACAGACGACCAACGCTTGGGACCTTTCCATTTCTGTGGCCAACTCCGACTTTTTGAGTCTAGATACCAGCCTTGCCCGCGGCCGCGACGCCCAGGGCAACCTCAGCACAGGCAATCTCTTTAAGCTAGCTAGCAGCAGTAAGCTTATCGATAAGGGAACAAACATCGGATACGAATACTCCGGCAAGGCCCCTGATTTGGGACCTTACGAATACGCCGCAACCGCGCAGTCCTCTAGCAGCAGCGCGAAGTCAAGTTCGTCGAGTAGCGTCGCCTCATCCAGCAGTCAAGTGACGGAAATTTCTTCTAGCAGCGAAGTCGTGGAGTCATCTTCCAGCTGTGAAGCGACCCTCCGGATCAATCGTCCGGAAACCGCTCGTATCAACCTCCGCGGGAAGCAGCATTTCAATGCTCTAGGTAAAAAAGTGAAGGGAGCAGAACGTTACCGCATCACCTTCACGAATTAG